A single window of Vibrio sp. SCSIO 43137 DNA harbors:
- a CDS encoding DUF3310 domain-containing protein, which translates to MDRTELIAAGVKVGDKLECVDGIAFRKGEVVQVTRVSPVSITVAREDGQTSVIVDSRFKLIASALPEVEDMVNNPKHYEVIEDVEAKDVIKASLTAIYGEAGWKAYCLGNILKYRLRAGGKDALEQEIAKAVKYKEMSNE; encoded by the coding sequence ATGGACAGGACAGAACTAATAGCAGCAGGCGTTAAGGTAGGCGACAAGCTCGAATGCGTCGATGGGATTGCTTTCCGTAAGGGTGAAGTTGTTCAAGTAACAAGAGTATCTCCCGTATCAATTACAGTTGCACGCGAAGACGGGCAGACGAGCGTCATAGTGGATTCACGTTTCAAGTTAATCGCCTCAGCTCTACCAGAGGTCGAAGACATGGTGAATAACCCTAAGCACTACGAAGTGATTGAAGACGTGGAAGCTAAAGACGTCATCAAGGCCTCGCTTACGGCCATCTATGGTGAGGCAGGCTGGAAAGCTTATTGTCTCGGTAACATCCTGAAGTATCGGCTACGAGCTGGCGGTAAGGATGCGCTTGAGCAAGAGATCGCTAAGGCAGTGAAGTACAAGGAGATGAGCAATGAGTAA
- a CDS encoding nucleoside triphosphate pyrophosphohydrolase family protein — protein sequence MNNPNQSRDIPMKLNDYQQQATVFARYAFPDYPFVGLQEEVGEVAGKLAKYQRKFGVTMEEAVGFAAEPQDSDDQDLRDALKKELGDVLWQVAAAANELGLTLEDVATGNLDKLNGRAERDTLVGEGDDR from the coding sequence GTGAATAATCCTAACCAATCAAGAGATATTCCAATGAAACTAAATGACTACCAACAGCAGGCGACTGTCTTCGCTCGTTACGCTTTCCCTGATTACCCGTTCGTCGGACTTCAAGAAGAGGTCGGTGAAGTGGCAGGTAAGCTCGCCAAGTACCAGCGTAAGTTCGGTGTGACGATGGAAGAGGCCGTAGGCTTCGCAGCCGAACCTCAAGACTCTGATGACCAAGACCTACGTGACGCCCTTAAGAAAGAACTGGGTGATGTGTTATGGCAGGTTGCAGCAGCAGCTAACGAACTAGGTCTTACCCTCGAAGATGTTGCTACAGGTAACTTAGACAAACTGAATGGCCGCGCTGAGCGTGACACTTTGGTAGGCGAAGGAGATGACCGCTAA
- a CDS encoding SPFH domain-containing protein produces the protein MNMKSIVTGGLVAIGLVTVLALKPFTTVGAGEVKVPVVFGKVQQQELYEGFHLVNPLASFDTYDIKENAYELNNVTIPSKDKFKSNANVTIMWSVDGNATPKLRGTVGTMAEVEHKLLRQPLLSLLREAGRSVEKAQDLFDDKTQVQLQTDIMDGLTKATENYGVKIHAVYIQDIELPRVIRDAIVRTKQLEEQEAQEQARLAQEKLIYARDTAKAEAKAKSAEHNATARKANADAALYEKQQAADASEYRQKKDADAKLYAANKEAQGNKAIAKSLTSNLLEARRIDVDMQRMKSWKGAVPSTLMAGEGTQAVPLYHMGNK, from the coding sequence ATGAACATGAAATCAATCGTAACTGGTGGCCTAGTGGCTATCGGTCTTGTAACCGTACTTGCTCTTAAACCATTCACAACTGTAGGAGCAGGTGAAGTAAAAGTACCTGTCGTATTCGGTAAGGTACAGCAACAGGAGCTTTATGAAGGCTTCCACTTGGTGAACCCGCTGGCCTCCTTTGACACCTATGACATCAAAGAGAACGCCTACGAGCTGAACAACGTGACCATCCCCTCAAAGGATAAGTTCAAGTCGAACGCTAACGTAACAATCATGTGGTCAGTCGATGGTAACGCAACGCCAAAACTACGTGGCACAGTCGGTACGATGGCTGAAGTAGAACATAAGTTACTACGTCAACCGCTCCTATCGCTACTACGTGAAGCAGGTCGCTCGGTAGAGAAGGCTCAAGACCTGTTCGATGATAAGACTCAGGTACAGCTTCAGACTGACATTATGGATGGCCTGACTAAAGCGACTGAGAACTATGGCGTTAAGATTCACGCTGTATACATTCAGGACATTGAGCTACCGAGGGTTATTCGTGATGCTATCGTACGTACCAAGCAGCTTGAGGAGCAAGAAGCTCAGGAGCAAGCTCGCCTAGCTCAAGAGAAGCTTATCTACGCACGTGACACAGCTAAGGCAGAAGCCAAGGCCAAGTCAGCAGAGCATAACGCAACAGCCCGTAAAGCTAATGCAGATGCCGCTCTCTACGAGAAGCAGCAAGCCGCTGATGCCTCTGAGTATCGTCAGAAGAAAGACGCTGATGCCAAGCTGTACGCAGCTAACAAGGAAGCACAAGGTAACAAGGCAATCGCTAAGTCACTGACGAGTAACCTGTTAGAAGCACGTCGTATCGATGTAGACATGCAACGTATGAAGTCATGGAAGGGTGCAGTACCAAGCACTCTGATGGCTGGCGAAGGTACACAAGCAGTTCCTCTATACCACATGGGGAATAAGTAA
- a CDS encoding DNA polymerase, producing MFKLRNYKALDILADYLRTGYTDKTIIAFDIETNGLLPTVSKFHCAVCINLVTGEVTRYRPFQYDLLLRDLHAADVVIAHNGINYDVPALRKLYPHWTLDETKMIDTLVMARLIFSNIKDRDIPAVKRYRAMEQGREVTGWVLPPKLLGSQGLKAWGYRLGEFKGDYGEQEDAWEVFNEPMLEYCEQDVVVTIKLIRRLMKSWNDTTYEAMRLEHEIQWLMSQQERNGFKLDVDKAEQLYFKLLGDRERIRQQLVERFGSWWAANGITYPKRSMNRMGFSYTKDAPYTKLKEVTFNPASRAHCAKVLQEAGVVFTIFTDSGQPKIDDDTLEHVNIPEAQALKEFFMLNKRIGQIAEGKQAWLRVVTQEGFIHGSINPNGAVTGRATHSFPNIAQVPAKGKPYGTDCRQCFTVPKGWVLMGSDASGLELRCLGAKMSPWDKGAYIKVILEGDIHWENAQAAGFIAKGTIRDEHNDEHDDARNKAKTFIYAFLYGGGDELIGQLIGYSEEDYQRWKAEGAHVPVINQLKRRGIRWTREMVCHILKGKEVKKTFLNGLPALGKLIKACKKRAKDDGFVDGLDGRKIYTRSQHSSLNSQLQSDGGAVCKLWCVVVDHMMKAKGYKHGFDGDYAYSAWVHDEIQVACRTPEIAHTLGQTCKDAMKFVESFYKFECPLDAEYNVGSSWLETH from the coding sequence TTGTTCAAACTCCGCAACTATAAAGCTTTAGACATACTCGCGGATTACTTACGGACAGGTTACACAGACAAGACCATTATCGCATTCGATATAGAGACTAACGGCTTACTGCCCACGGTCTCTAAGTTCCATTGCGCGGTCTGCATAAACCTCGTCACAGGCGAAGTAACTCGCTACCGTCCTTTCCAATATGACCTGTTACTCAGGGATCTGCACGCAGCCGACGTCGTCATAGCACACAACGGCATTAACTACGATGTGCCAGCTTTACGTAAGCTTTACCCTCATTGGACTCTTGATGAAACGAAGATGATAGACACGCTAGTCATGGCACGTCTTATCTTCTCGAACATTAAAGATAGGGACATCCCCGCTGTTAAACGCTACCGAGCAATGGAGCAAGGCCGAGAGGTGACCGGATGGGTTCTCCCGCCGAAGCTTCTAGGTTCTCAAGGCCTAAAGGCTTGGGGTTACCGCTTAGGTGAGTTTAAGGGCGACTACGGAGAACAGGAAGATGCGTGGGAAGTATTCAATGAACCCATGCTCGAATATTGCGAACAGGACGTAGTAGTAACAATCAAGTTAATCCGTCGACTTATGAAGTCATGGAATGACACCACCTATGAAGCGATGAGGCTTGAGCATGAGATTCAGTGGCTTATGTCGCAGCAGGAGCGTAACGGCTTCAAGCTCGATGTAGACAAGGCTGAACAGCTCTACTTCAAGTTACTAGGTGACCGAGAAAGAATCCGACAGCAGCTCGTAGAACGCTTTGGTTCATGGTGGGCAGCTAACGGCATCACCTACCCGAAACGCTCTATGAATCGCATGGGCTTCTCGTACACCAAGGACGCACCTTATACCAAGCTCAAAGAGGTCACATTCAATCCAGCTTCAAGGGCGCACTGTGCGAAGGTGCTCCAAGAGGCAGGCGTGGTCTTCACCATCTTCACGGATAGTGGGCAACCTAAGATTGATGACGACACCTTAGAACACGTGAACATTCCTGAAGCTCAGGCGCTTAAAGAGTTCTTTATGCTGAATAAGCGTATCGGACAGATAGCCGAAGGCAAGCAGGCATGGTTACGAGTGGTGACGCAGGAAGGGTTCATTCATGGCTCAATCAACCCGAACGGTGCGGTTACGGGACGTGCTACGCATAGCTTCCCTAACATCGCCCAAGTACCTGCTAAAGGTAAGCCGTACGGTACTGACTGTCGGCAATGCTTCACCGTCCCTAAAGGGTGGGTGCTCATGGGCTCGGATGCCTCCGGTCTCGAACTTCGATGCTTAGGCGCGAAGATGTCTCCGTGGGATAAAGGCGCTTACATCAAGGTAATACTTGAAGGTGACATTCACTGGGAGAACGCTCAGGCCGCTGGCTTCATAGCTAAAGGCACTATTCGTGACGAGCATAACGACGAGCATGATGATGCCCGTAATAAGGCGAAGACCTTCATATACGCTTTCCTCTACGGCGGTGGTGATGAACTTATCGGACAGCTTATAGGCTACTCCGAAGAAGACTATCAACGCTGGAAGGCTGAAGGTGCTCACGTACCGGTTATCAACCAGCTCAAGCGACGGGGTATCCGCTGGACTCGCGAGATGGTGTGCCACATCTTGAAGGGCAAAGAGGTTAAGAAGACCTTCCTGAACGGCCTACCTGCACTAGGTAAGCTAATCAAAGCCTGTAAGAAGCGTGCGAAGGATGACGGCTTCGTGGACGGCCTAGACGGTCGTAAGATATACACAAGGTCTCAGCACAGCTCCCTAAACTCTCAGCTTCAGTCTGACGGTGGGGCAGTGTGTAAGCTTTGGTGCGTCGTAGTTGACCACATGATGAAGGCTAAGGGCTATAAGCATGGATTCGATGGTGACTACGCTTACTCAGCGTGGGTGCATGATGAAATCCAAGTAGCCTGTCGTACACCTGAAATCGCTCATACGCTAGGACAAACCTGTAAAGACGCTATGAAGTTTGTGGAGTCCTTCTACAAGTTCGAGTGTCCTCTCGATGCTGAATATAACGTCGGCAGCTCATGGCTAGAAACTCACTAA
- a CDS encoding DnaB-like helicase C-terminal domain-containing protein: MSEHDESVLIARGLPCDDCGSSDALAEYSDGHTFCYSCEKVRGGTPSGDQAAAKPIDFTPISGELQALKARGITEETCRKFGYVLGEAWHSGSERMEKAHICNVRDEENKLVAQKIRFRDKHFSVNGKIPKACLIGMHLWSGGRRLVVTEGEIDMLTVSQVQGNKYPVVSLPNGVQSAKRNLLGCIDFLKLFDEVVLCFDMDDQGREAGRKAAEALMGVVNIKIARLSMKDPNDMLLGGCTDELVKSIWNAEAYKPEGMVSLRDLRSRVMERKTPEPGYAWFLPSLTAKTYGRREGDVIVVGAGTGVGKTDFLTQQMEYDVAELDLKVSGFFMEQDVVETAQRLMGKHRLKRFHVPMEEGDEGYWTEQEYEEAFDALEATDKIDLFDSFGMSDWDAVKARMAYQAAMGTKVFYIDHLTALATGVDEKDEKAELERITAEMAEFAKQRKVILIVISHLTTPQMGKSHEEGGRVTIRQFKGSRAIGFWAYFMIGLERDQQADDETERTTTYVRVLKDRFTGNSLGLVVPMAYCTAKGIYSERSEAGDECPFQDQSGDSF, translated from the coding sequence GTGAGTGAACATGATGAATCAGTATTAATCGCACGAGGGCTTCCTTGTGACGACTGTGGTTCTTCTGACGCTCTAGCTGAATACTCTGACGGTCACACCTTTTGCTACTCCTGCGAGAAAGTAAGGGGTGGCACTCCTTCAGGTGACCAAGCAGCCGCTAAACCCATCGACTTCACTCCTATCAGTGGTGAACTTCAGGCTCTCAAAGCACGAGGCATTACCGAGGAGACATGCCGTAAGTTCGGTTACGTGTTAGGCGAGGCATGGCACTCCGGCAGTGAGCGCATGGAGAAGGCGCACATCTGTAACGTAAGAGACGAAGAGAACAAGCTTGTCGCACAGAAGATACGCTTCCGTGATAAGCACTTCTCGGTTAACGGGAAGATCCCTAAAGCTTGTCTCATAGGGATGCACCTATGGTCAGGCGGTAGGCGTCTTGTCGTTACTGAAGGTGAGATTGACATGCTGACCGTCTCCCAAGTTCAGGGCAATAAGTATCCGGTAGTTTCACTACCCAATGGCGTACAGAGTGCCAAGCGTAACCTTCTAGGCTGTATCGACTTCCTTAAGTTATTCGATGAGGTTGTGCTGTGTTTCGACATGGACGACCAAGGCCGAGAAGCAGGGCGTAAGGCCGCTGAAGCTCTAATGGGCGTGGTTAACATCAAGATAGCCCGTCTATCGATGAAAGACCCGAACGACATGCTTTTAGGCGGCTGTACGGATGAGCTGGTTAAGTCCATCTGGAATGCAGAAGCTTATAAACCTGAAGGCATGGTCTCCCTGCGAGACCTACGTTCACGTGTTATGGAGCGCAAGACTCCCGAACCCGGCTACGCATGGTTTCTTCCATCTCTAACCGCTAAGACCTACGGACGCCGCGAAGGTGACGTCATTGTGGTAGGTGCGGGGACGGGTGTCGGTAAGACTGACTTTTTGACGCAGCAGATGGAATACGACGTCGCCGAGTTAGACCTAAAGGTATCAGGCTTCTTCATGGAGCAGGATGTCGTAGAGACAGCTCAACGTCTCATGGGTAAACACAGGCTTAAACGTTTTCACGTTCCTATGGAAGAAGGCGATGAGGGCTACTGGACAGAGCAAGAGTACGAAGAAGCTTTCGACGCTCTTGAGGCCACAGACAAGATTGACCTCTTTGATTCCTTCGGGATGTCGGATTGGGATGCTGTTAAGGCTCGTATGGCTTATCAGGCCGCTATGGGTACGAAGGTGTTCTACATCGACCATCTAACCGCACTGGCTACAGGTGTGGACGAGAAGGACGAGAAGGCCGAACTTGAACGTATCACCGCTGAGATGGCTGAGTTCGCTAAGCAACGTAAAGTCATACTCATCGTTATATCACACCTGACAACTCCACAGATGGGCAAGTCCCATGAAGAAGGTGGACGAGTCACCATCCGTCAATTCAAAGGTTCACGAGCAATCGGCTTCTGGGCTTACTTCATGATAGGTCTTGAGCGAGACCAGCAAGCTGATGATGAGACAGAGCGAACCACTACCTACGTACGTGTCCTTAAAGACCGCTTCACAGGTAACTCACTCGGCCTCGTTGTGCCTATGGCTTACTGCACCGCTAAAGGTATCTATTCAGAACGAAGTGAGGCAGGCGATGAGTGTCCTTTCCAAGACCAGTCAGGAGATTCATTTTAA
- a CDS encoding RusA family crossover junction endodeoxyribonuclease → MSANDMYQGRKVKSSAYRRWEMQVARGLPDITIPKETKLSVRAIVRYSNKASDLDNAAKSMLDVLQKRYKFDDKFVYVLKLYKVLVPRGQEGLTIKITELEESKWRNFLKEKLLPTLRSFIPTLDVKI, encoded by the coding sequence ATGAGCGCGAACGACATGTATCAAGGCCGCAAGGTCAAATCATCGGCATACCGTCGGTGGGAGATGCAGGTCGCTCGCGGTCTTCCTGACATAACCATCCCTAAAGAGACTAAGCTATCCGTCCGAGCGATAGTGCGTTACTCCAATAAAGCCTCAGACCTAGACAATGCAGCTAAATCAATGCTTGACGTCCTTCAAAAGCGTTACAAGTTCGATGACAAGTTCGTCTATGTCCTGAAGTTATACAAAGTATTAGTTCCAAGAGGGCAGGAGGGTTTAACCATCAAGATAACAGAACTAGAGGAAAGTAAATGGCGAAACTTCTTAAAAGAAAAGCTACTTCCTACATTGCGGTCATTTATACCGACACTGGACGTGAAGATCTGA